A window of Natrinema versiforme contains these coding sequences:
- a CDS encoding acyl-CoA carboxylase subunit beta codes for MEDRIDELEEFREEARKGGGEARIEKQHDKGKMTARERIDYFLDDGTFTEFDQLRTHQTSQFGMEEKQIPGDGVVTGYGEVNGRTTFVFAHDFTVFGGSLGEVFAEKVCKVMDMAMEVGAPVIGLNDSAGARIQEGVKSLAGYTEIFRRNQEASGVIPQISGIMGPCAGGSVYSPAITDFIFMVTDTSHMYITGPGVTKTVTGEEVTHEELGGAMTHANKTGVAQFACESEEQALDDIKRLLSYLPQNNVEDPPRVEPWDDPDRRDDALTDIVPPSPQKPYDMTNVIDSVVDEGSFFEVADNFAQNLVVGFGRLDGRSVGLVANQPRVNAGTLTVDASMKGSRFVRFCDSFNIPIVTFVDVPGYMPGTDQEHRGIIRHGAKLLYAYAEASVPLLTVITRKAYGGAYCVMASKNLGADVNYAWPTAEIAVMGPQGAVNILYREELEEAENPDELRDELIEEYREEFANPYTATDKGFLDDVIVPTETRPRLIDDLEMLETKRESNPDKKHGNIPL; via the coding sequence ATGGAAGACCGCATCGACGAACTCGAGGAATTCCGTGAGGAGGCACGGAAGGGCGGCGGCGAAGCGCGGATCGAGAAGCAACACGACAAGGGGAAGATGACCGCTCGCGAGCGGATCGATTACTTCCTCGACGACGGGACGTTCACGGAGTTCGACCAGCTCCGGACCCACCAGACGAGCCAGTTCGGGATGGAGGAGAAGCAGATTCCCGGCGATGGCGTCGTCACGGGCTACGGCGAGGTCAACGGGCGGACCACGTTCGTCTTCGCCCACGATTTCACCGTCTTCGGCGGCTCGCTCGGCGAGGTTTTCGCCGAGAAGGTCTGTAAGGTCATGGACATGGCGATGGAGGTCGGCGCGCCCGTCATCGGGCTCAACGACTCCGCCGGGGCCCGCATTCAGGAGGGCGTCAAGAGCCTCGCCGGCTACACCGAAATCTTCCGCCGGAATCAGGAGGCCAGCGGCGTCATCCCACAGATTTCGGGGATCATGGGGCCGTGTGCCGGCGGCTCCGTCTACTCCCCCGCGATCACCGACTTCATCTTCATGGTCACGGACACGAGCCACATGTACATCACCGGGCCCGGCGTCACCAAGACCGTCACCGGCGAGGAGGTCACCCACGAGGAACTCGGCGGCGCGATGACCCACGCCAACAAGACCGGCGTCGCCCAGTTCGCCTGCGAGAGCGAGGAACAGGCCCTCGACGATATCAAGCGACTGCTCTCCTATCTGCCACAGAACAACGTCGAGGACCCGCCCCGGGTCGAGCCGTGGGACGACCCCGACCGCCGCGACGACGCGCTGACCGACATCGTCCCGCCGAGTCCGCAAAAGCCCTACGACATGACGAACGTCATCGACAGCGTCGTCGACGAGGGTTCGTTCTTCGAAGTCGCGGACAACTTCGCCCAGAACCTCGTCGTCGGCTTCGGCCGCCTCGACGGGCGCTCGGTCGGCCTCGTCGCCAACCAGCCCCGCGTCAACGCTGGCACCCTGACCGTCGACGCCTCGATGAAGGGCTCGCGGTTCGTCCGCTTCTGTGACTCCTTTAACATCCCCATCGTCACCTTCGTCGACGTCCCCGGCTACATGCCCGGGACCGATCAGGAACACCGCGGGATCATCCGCCACGGCGCGAAACTGCTCTACGCCTACGCCGAGGCGAGCGTGCCGCTACTGACCGTCATCACGCGGAAGGCGTACGGCGGTGCCTACTGCGTGATGGCCTCGAAGAACCTCGGCGCGGACGTCAACTACGCGTGGCCGACCGCCGAAATCGCCGTCATGGGCCCGCAGGGCGCGGTCAACATCCTCTACCGCGAGGAACTCGAGGAGGCCGAGAACCCCGACGAACTGCGCGACGAACTCATCGAGGAGTACCGCGAGGAGTTCGCCAACCCCTACACTGCGACGGACAAAGGCTTCCTCGACGACGTGATCGTCCCCACCGAGACTCGGCCGCGGCTGATCGACGACCTCGAGATGCTCGAGACGAAACGCGAGTCGAACCCCGACAAGAAACACGGCAATATCCCGCTGTAG
- a CDS encoding sodium-dependent transporter, producing MAQRETWATRAGFILAAVGSAVGLGNVWRFPYQVGEYGGAAFLVVYLALIAVIGFPVILVEFTIGRYTERNPVGALKQIGTNSWQRIGWVFVVAGFVILSYYSVVAGWVLQYTVYGLQGNYAADGAAQFGATTGGMMSILTHAVFMAAVIAVVGFGIRRGIEFSVKLMVPAIIILLVGLAVYAGTLPNAGEAYAYYLSPDLSTIAANWTSILPAAAAQAFFTLSLGMGVMMTYASYLGEDRNLAKDAVIIVGLDTAIAFTVGLVAFPVLFSGDLGIADIVAIGDGPGFIFIALSQAFSNIPLGSVLGAIFFGTVFIAALSSAISIMEVVVSYLIDERGVDRVPATLLIGTAIFLFGVPVAYDGSLSWLTVYDELANNILLILGALLVSIYIGWVETDIGLEELGKGIRNLSGWGTAWIWALRVPVVVTLVVILGLNAIGAYEAISGILT from the coding sequence ATGGCACAACGCGAAACATGGGCAACGAGAGCAGGGTTCATTCTCGCCGCGGTCGGCAGTGCGGTGGGATTAGGTAACGTCTGGAGGTTTCCGTATCAAGTCGGTGAATACGGCGGAGCGGCGTTCCTCGTCGTATACCTCGCTTTGATCGCGGTCATCGGATTCCCGGTGATCTTGGTCGAGTTTACTATCGGCCGGTACACGGAACGGAATCCCGTCGGTGCACTCAAGCAGATCGGCACGAACTCTTGGCAGCGGATCGGGTGGGTGTTCGTCGTCGCGGGCTTCGTTATCCTCTCGTACTACAGCGTCGTCGCAGGCTGGGTCTTGCAGTACACCGTCTACGGCCTGCAAGGGAACTACGCCGCAGACGGTGCGGCGCAGTTCGGAGCAACAACCGGGGGAATGATGTCGATACTCACACACGCGGTTTTCATGGCGGCCGTCATCGCCGTCGTCGGATTCGGTATTCGGCGCGGTATCGAATTCTCCGTGAAGCTGATGGTTCCCGCGATCATCATCCTCTTGGTCGGTCTGGCGGTCTACGCCGGAACGCTCCCGAATGCCGGGGAGGCCTACGCGTACTACCTGTCACCTGATCTGAGTACGATCGCCGCGAACTGGACCAGTATCTTACCCGCAGCCGCCGCACAGGCGTTCTTCACGCTCTCGCTCGGGATGGGCGTGATGATGACCTATGCATCCTACCTCGGAGAGGATCGTAACCTCGCCAAAGACGCCGTCATCATCGTCGGATTAGACACGGCGATCGCGTTCACCGTCGGCCTCGTCGCGTTCCCGGTCCTCTTCTCCGGTGACCTCGGTATCGCCGACATCGTCGCAATCGGCGACGGACCGGGCTTCATCTTCATCGCACTTTCGCAGGCGTTTAGCAACATTCCGCTCGGCAGCGTTCTCGGGGCGATCTTCTTCGGTACCGTCTTCATCGCGGCGCTCTCGAGCGCGATCAGTATCATGGAGGTCGTGGTTTCCTACCTGATCGACGAACGTGGCGTCGATCGCGTCCCGGCGACGCTCCTCATCGGAACCGCGATCTTCCTCTTCGGCGTTCCCGTCGCGTACGACGGCAGTCTCTCGTGGCTCACGGTCTACGACGAACTCGCTAACAACATCCTGCTCATCCTCGGCGCACTGTTGGTATCCATCTACATCGGCTGGGTGGAGACCGACATCGGCCTCGAGGAACTCGGCAAAGGGATTCGAAACCTCAGCGGCTGGGGAACGGCCTGGATCTGGGCCCTTCGAGTTCCCGTCGTCGTCACGCTGGTCGTGATCCTCGGGCTGAACGCGATCGGTGCGTACGAGGCGATCAGCGGTATTCTCACCTGA
- a CDS encoding SDR family oxidoreductase, with translation MAVTTAFDVDFSGTVAVITGASGALGSAAVDRFLEAGATVCAVDVIAPAEADSQLERDPDDESALAFYETDLTDEDDVAALMEAVVDDYGRIDHLLNIAGTWRGGDHVEETDLEAFEMLVDINLKTAFLASKHALPHLQETDGSIVSISARSSLEGGEGDGPYRITKAGIRLLMETIAEENSGTVRANSVMPSVIDTPMNREMMPDADHDSWVDPLEIADVVAFLCSDGAAVTSGAAVPVYGEA, from the coding sequence ATGGCAGTGACGACTGCGTTCGACGTCGACTTCAGCGGGACCGTCGCGGTGATCACCGGCGCGAGCGGCGCGCTCGGCAGCGCCGCAGTCGACCGATTTCTCGAGGCGGGGGCGACCGTCTGTGCCGTCGACGTGATCGCGCCGGCCGAGGCGGACAGCCAGCTCGAGCGCGATCCCGACGACGAATCGGCCCTCGCGTTCTACGAGACGGACCTGACCGACGAGGACGACGTCGCGGCCCTGATGGAGGCCGTCGTCGACGACTACGGCCGGATCGATCACCTCCTGAACATCGCCGGGACGTGGCGCGGCGGCGACCACGTCGAGGAGACCGACCTCGAGGCGTTCGAGATGCTCGTCGACATCAACCTGAAGACCGCATTTCTCGCCTCGAAACACGCCCTGCCACACCTCCAGGAGACGGACGGCTCGATCGTCAGCATCAGCGCTCGATCCTCGCTCGAGGGCGGCGAGGGGGACGGCCCCTACCGGATCACGAAGGCCGGCATCCGGCTGCTGATGGAGACGATCGCCGAGGAAAACAGCGGGACGGTGCGGGCCAACAGCGTCATGCCGAGCGTCATCGACACGCCGATGAACCGGGAGATGATGCCCGACGCGGACCACGACTCGTGGGTCGATCCCCTCGAGATCGCGGACGTGGTGGCCTTCCTCTGTAGCGACGGGGCCGCGGTGACAAGCGGCGCTGCTGTGCCAGTGTACGGCGAGGCCTGA
- a CDS encoding response regulator, with amino-acid sequence MSSRHDEPIDVLLVENDDEDVQFIRDAFGGLDLDISIHVATDGDEALLRLTDRGDEPPSVPDLVLLDLDLPRMDGLEFLEALTDEPTLARLPVLVLTQSATVEDIHESYELAANAYLTKPTDSEEYAEMVEAVADFWFRRAALPTDSS; translated from the coding sequence ATGAGCAGTCGACACGACGAACCGATCGACGTGCTCCTCGTCGAAAATGACGACGAGGACGTGCAGTTCATCCGCGATGCGTTCGGTGGGTTAGATCTCGATATCTCGATCCACGTCGCCACCGACGGCGACGAGGCGCTCCTGCGGCTGACCGACCGCGGCGACGAGCCGCCGTCGGTTCCGGACCTCGTCTTGCTGGATCTAGACCTCCCGCGGATGGACGGCCTCGAGTTCCTCGAGGCGCTGACGGACGAGCCGACGCTCGCGCGACTCCCCGTGCTCGTGTTGACCCAATCGGCGACCGTCGAGGATATCCACGAGAGCTACGAACTCGCGGCCAACGCGTATCTCACGAAACCGACCGATTCCGAGGAGTACGCCGAGATGGTCGAAGCGGTCGCCGACTTCTGGTTCAGGCGAGCCGCGCTGCCGACGGACTCCTCGTAA
- a CDS encoding glycerophosphodiester phosphodiesterase — protein MRLIAHRGFAATAPENTIGAVRAAAEHADAVEFDVRRCGSGELVVVHDDTIDRVTDGSGTVADATVSELTAHSVLESDESIPTLDAMLAALPPTVEVNLELKEPGIAGDVLAALEDAAIDTRVVTTSFLAGELRTIRERDPSQPIGLLASRHLETPVTTAVELDCDVLGASCWRCLATRIVPRAKAVGLEVHSWSIERRPMATLLERRGVDCVSADRPIRV, from the coding sequence ATGCGACTCATCGCACACCGGGGGTTCGCCGCGACAGCCCCCGAGAACACGATCGGTGCCGTCCGGGCTGCAGCCGAGCACGCCGACGCCGTCGAGTTCGACGTGCGGCGGTGTGGCTCCGGCGAACTCGTCGTCGTCCACGACGACACCATCGACCGCGTCACCGACGGCTCCGGGACCGTCGCGGACGCCACCGTGAGCGAACTCACCGCTCACTCCGTCCTCGAGTCCGACGAGTCGATCCCGACCCTCGACGCGATGCTCGCGGCCCTGCCGCCGACCGTCGAGGTCAACCTCGAACTGAAAGAGCCCGGTATCGCGGGCGACGTGCTCGCGGCGCTCGAGGACGCGGCTATCGACACCCGGGTCGTGACGACCTCCTTTCTCGCCGGCGAACTGCGGACGATCCGCGAGCGCGACCCGAGTCAGCCGATCGGGTTGCTCGCCAGTCGCCACCTCGAGACGCCGGTCACGACGGCGGTCGAACTCGACTGCGACGTCCTCGGCGCGAGCTGCTGGCGCTGTCTGGCGACCCGGATCGTGCCGCGTGCGAAAGCCGTGGGGCTCGAGGTCCACTCATGGTCGATCGAACGGCGACCGATGGCGACGCTGCTCGAGCGGCGCGGCGTCGACTGCGTCTCGGCGGATCGGCCGATCCGCGTCTAA
- a CDS encoding secondary thiamine-phosphate synthase enzyme YjbQ, with translation MAFPVETESRLTTVDVTDRIAAAVPDDLESGTCTAFVEHTTAGLVVQEDEPRLRGDFESFLRDLVPDEGHAHDELDGNADSHLRAALIGPDVTIPVADGELALGTWQSVLLVECDGPRTRTVSVTTVGD, from the coding sequence ATGGCCTTTCCCGTCGAGACCGAGTCCCGACTGACGACCGTCGACGTGACCGATCGCATCGCCGCGGCCGTCCCCGACGATCTGGAATCCGGGACCTGTACGGCCTTCGTCGAGCACACGACGGCCGGCCTCGTCGTCCAAGAGGACGAACCGCGGCTCCGGGGCGATTTCGAGTCGTTCCTGCGAGATCTGGTGCCCGACGAGGGGCACGCACACGACGAATTGGACGGGAACGCGGACTCGCACCTGCGAGCGGCGCTGATCGGCCCCGACGTGACGATTCCGGTCGCAGACGGCGAGTTAGCGCTCGGGACGTGGCAGTCGGTGTTGCTCGTCGAGTGCGACGGCCCGCGAACGCGGACGGTGTCCGTGACGACCGTCGGCGACTAG
- a CDS encoding HEAT repeat domain-containing protein: MTGDGGEAIEPRGRGATGVDLPAILTRLDAEEPTAQRTAVRRIRTAIDERGQTAAYAPTVPKLRALLERPEIDFHDEVAACLADLATEAPTDVAPSTAAIVGVAVERTEQPATGELLRCIAAVAAERPDVVADHAAAIADVLERRRGYDREGLQAIAHVSREEPTAIEPAVPVLTDALASDPDEYGLPALRALGRLARSDGTLPSLEFVAHAAALVDHDETALRHAAIGCLGDAARCDPAAVEPVCDELGAALSRDDPETRAVAADAIARVAAESDPAIEPVRGRLLELLADDHPLVRANVCTALGYGRVEAAVSHLENLASEDPAPTVRDRAAWAVTQLS; the protein is encoded by the coding sequence ATGACTGGGGACGGGGGCGAGGCCATCGAGCCCCGGGGCCGGGGGGCCACCGGAGTCGATCTGCCAGCGATCCTGACGCGACTCGACGCCGAGGAACCGACTGCACAACGAACCGCGGTCCGACGAATTCGAACTGCAATCGACGAACGGGGGCAAACCGCAGCGTACGCGCCGACGGTTCCGAAGCTCCGAGCGCTGCTCGAGCGGCCCGAGATAGATTTTCACGACGAGGTAGCCGCCTGTCTCGCCGATCTGGCGACCGAAGCGCCCACCGATGTCGCGCCGTCGACCGCGGCCATCGTCGGCGTCGCCGTCGAACGCACGGAGCAGCCGGCCACGGGAGAACTGCTTCGATGCATCGCCGCCGTCGCCGCCGAGCGGCCGGACGTCGTGGCCGATCACGCCGCGGCGATCGCCGACGTACTCGAGCGGCGGCGCGGCTACGATCGAGAGGGGCTGCAGGCGATAGCGCACGTCTCGAGGGAGGAGCCGACGGCGATCGAACCCGCGGTACCGGTCCTCACCGACGCGCTGGCGTCGGACCCGGACGAGTACGGGCTCCCGGCGCTTCGGGCGCTCGGCCGGCTGGCGCGTTCCGACGGAACGCTGCCCTCCCTCGAGTTCGTCGCCCACGCTGCCGCGCTCGTCGATCACGACGAGACGGCCCTTCGCCACGCCGCGATCGGCTGTCTCGGCGACGCGGCCCGCTGCGATCCCGCCGCCGTCGAACCGGTCTGTGACGAACTCGGCGCGGCGCTGTCGCGCGACGATCCGGAGACGCGAGCCGTCGCCGCGGACGCGATCGCCCGCGTCGCCGCCGAGAGCGACCCCGCGATCGAACCGGTCCGCGGACGGCTCCTCGAGTTGCTCGCGGACGATCACCCGCTCGTCCGGGCGAACGTCTGCACCGCGCTCGGGTACGGTCGCGTCGAGGCGGCCGTGTCTCACCTCGAGAATCTCGCGAGCGAGGACCCGGCACCGACGGTTCGCGACCGCGCCGCGTGGGCCGTCACGCAACTCTCGTAG
- a CDS encoding SpoVR family protein, protein MSKSNSNADRFRKQAIASDLEEPVEEARNLAEKLGLDPYPVKYWIIDYDEMNELIAYGGFQSRYPHWRWGMQYDKQQKQGQYGGGKAFEIVNNDNPAHAFLQESNTVADQKAVITHVEAHSDFFANNDWFGMFTSGRADEDQVNAAAMLERHARAIDEYMSDPEIDRAEVEKWIDHCLSLEDNIDQHQVFSRRLDVDGPAIEEIDEDLAEKLDELELSDEIKGEVFNEEWVEKLEDEDITGSFPEEPQKDVLAFVREHGKQYDDEADRGVEMEEWQRDILDMMRAEAYYFAAQKMTKVMNEGWAAYWESTMMTDEVFAGDDEFLNYADHMAKVLASGGLNPYSLGMELWEYVENTTNRRDVLEHLLRVEGVSWRNLTDVVDFEEVLETLEPPTAIETITPETLDQLDDVPDEWLDRQAIERAREGEIDVSKYPWKVLTYEGVARRHYSLVKRQNRGFLARVNQNELERIGRYLFDDARYSSVEEALENVDFTAGWDRMFDVRESHNDVTFLDEFLTQEFITENNYFTYEHSQATGQFHVASDAAEDVKKKLLLQFTNFGKPTIAVYDGNYNNANELLLGHQYNGVMLDLGQAKETLKRIFELWGRPVNLLTIVKEVDEHDIEVAKRRNREPEPEEQGKLIRYNGETMTTEDVPWEEVEHLAADDVDYDTKPDEWLA, encoded by the coding sequence ATGAGTAAGTCAAATTCCAACGCGGACCGATTCCGCAAACAGGCGATCGCCAGCGACCTCGAGGAACCGGTCGAGGAGGCGCGGAACCTCGCGGAGAAGCTCGGCCTCGATCCCTACCCGGTGAAGTACTGGATCATCGACTACGACGAGATGAACGAACTCATCGCCTACGGCGGGTTCCAGTCCCGGTACCCTCACTGGCGGTGGGGCATGCAGTACGACAAGCAGCAAAAGCAGGGCCAGTACGGCGGCGGGAAGGCCTTCGAGATCGTCAACAACGACAACCCGGCCCACGCGTTCTTACAGGAGTCGAACACGGTGGCCGACCAGAAGGCGGTCATCACCCACGTCGAGGCCCACTCGGACTTCTTCGCGAACAACGACTGGTTCGGCATGTTCACCAGCGGGCGCGCCGACGAGGATCAGGTCAACGCGGCCGCCATGCTCGAGCGCCACGCGCGGGCCATCGACGAGTACATGTCCGATCCCGAGATCGACCGCGCGGAGGTCGAGAAGTGGATCGACCACTGCCTCTCGCTGGAGGACAACATCGACCAGCATCAGGTGTTCAGCCGCCGGCTCGACGTCGACGGGCCCGCGATCGAGGAGATCGACGAGGACCTCGCCGAAAAGTTAGACGAGCTCGAGCTCTCCGACGAGATCAAGGGCGAAGTGTTCAACGAGGAGTGGGTCGAGAAACTCGAGGACGAGGACATCACGGGAAGCTTCCCGGAGGAGCCCCAGAAGGACGTGCTGGCGTTCGTCCGCGAGCACGGCAAGCAGTACGACGACGAGGCGGACCGGGGCGTCGAGATGGAGGAATGGCAACGCGACATCCTCGACATGATGCGCGCCGAGGCCTACTACTTCGCCGCCCAGAAGATGACGAAGGTGATGAACGAGGGGTGGGCCGCTTACTGGGAGTCGACGATGATGACCGACGAGGTCTTCGCCGGCGACGACGAGTTCCTCAACTACGCCGACCACATGGCGAAGGTGCTCGCCTCCGGCGGGCTCAACCCCTACAGCCTCGGCATGGAACTCTGGGAGTACGTCGAGAATACGACCAACCGCCGGGACGTGCTCGAGCACCTCCTGCGCGTCGAGGGCGTCTCGTGGCGCAACCTCACCGATGTCGTCGACTTCGAGGAAGTCCTCGAGACCCTCGAGCCGCCGACGGCGATCGAGACGATCACCCCGGAGACGCTCGATCAACTCGATGACGTTCCCGATGAGTGGCTCGACCGACAGGCCATAGAGCGGGCCCGCGAGGGCGAGATCGACGTGTCGAAATACCCGTGGAAGGTGCTGACCTACGAGGGGGTGGCCCGCCGGCACTACTCGCTGGTCAAGCGCCAGAACCGCGGGTTCCTCGCGCGGGTCAACCAGAACGAACTCGAGCGGATCGGCCGCTACCTGTTCGACGACGCCCGCTATTCGTCGGTCGAGGAAGCGCTCGAGAACGTCGACTTCACGGCCGGCTGGGACCGGATGTTCGACGTCCGGGAGAGCCACAACGACGTGACCTTCTTGGACGAGTTCCTGACCCAGGAGTTCATCACGGAGAACAACTACTTCACCTACGAACACTCCCAAGCGACCGGGCAGTTTCACGTCGCCAGCGACGCGGCCGAGGACGTAAAGAAGAAACTGCTCCTGCAGTTCACCAACTTCGGGAAGCCGACGATCGCGGTCTACGACGGCAACTACAACAACGCCAACGAACTGCTGCTCGGCCACCAGTACAACGGCGTCATGCTCGATCTGGGGCAAGCGAAGGAAACCCTCAAACGCATCTTCGAGCTGTGGGGACGGCCGGTGAACCTCCTGACGATCGTCAAGGAGGTCGACGAACACGACATCGAGGTCGCCAAGCGCCGCAACCGCGAGCCCGAGCCCGAAGAGCAGGGTAAGCTGATCCGGTACAACGGCGAGACGATGACGACCGAGGACGTGCCGTGGGAGGAGGTCGAACACCTCGCGGCCGACGATGTCGATTACGACACCAAGCCCGACGAGTGGCTGGCGTAG
- a CDS encoding YeaH/YhbH family protein — protein sequence MGLRDDLERFREVGEQRREDLADFIQYGDLGQSRPGEINIPVKIVSLPEFEYDQRDQGGVGQGEDGTPDTGQPVGQPQPQPGDDDGEDGEPGEEGGEHEYYEMDPEEFAEELDEELGLDLDPKGKKVIEEKEGPFTDLTRTGPNSTLDFERMFKEGLKRKLAMDFDEEFLRELCKVEGIEPREVFEWARGESLPVSMAWIQEAYDDVPDEERGKWDSIEDVEENVERESVQQKIRREGVKHVPFRREDERYRHPEIIEEKEKNVVVVNIRDVSGSMREKKRELVERTFTPLDWYLQGKYDNAEFVYIAHDADAWEVERDEFFGIRSGGGTKISSAYELANQLLEEYPWSDWNRYVFAAGDSENSSNDTEERVIPMMEQIPANLHAYVETQPSGNAINATHAEELERHFGTDAEDVAVAYVNGEDDVTDAIYDILSTESETDE from the coding sequence ATGGGACTGAGAGACGACCTCGAGCGATTCCGCGAAGTCGGCGAGCAGCGCCGCGAGGATCTGGCCGACTTCATCCAGTACGGCGACCTCGGACAGAGCCGGCCGGGCGAGATCAACATCCCGGTCAAGATCGTCTCGCTGCCGGAGTTCGAGTACGACCAGCGCGATCAGGGCGGGGTCGGCCAGGGCGAGGACGGCACGCCCGATACCGGCCAGCCGGTCGGCCAACCCCAGCCCCAGCCGGGCGACGACGACGGCGAGGACGGCGAACCCGGCGAGGAGGGCGGCGAGCACGAGTACTACGAGATGGACCCCGAGGAGTTCGCCGAGGAACTCGACGAGGAACTCGGGCTCGACCTCGACCCGAAGGGCAAGAAGGTCATCGAGGAAAAGGAGGGGCCGTTCACGGACCTCACGCGGACCGGTCCCAACAGCACGCTCGACTTCGAGCGGATGTTCAAGGAGGGACTCAAGCGAAAGCTCGCGATGGACTTCGACGAGGAGTTCCTACGGGAACTCTGCAAGGTCGAGGGGATCGAGCCCCGCGAGGTCTTCGAGTGGGCCCGCGGCGAGAGCCTCCCGGTGTCGATGGCCTGGATTCAGGAGGCCTACGACGACGTTCCGGACGAGGAACGCGGGAAATGGGACTCCATCGAGGATGTCGAGGAGAACGTCGAGCGCGAGAGCGTCCAGCAGAAGATCCGCCGCGAGGGGGTCAAACACGTCCCCTTCCGACGGGAAGACGAGCGCTACCGCCACCCCGAGATCATCGAGGAGAAAGAGAAGAACGTCGTCGTCGTCAACATCCGCGACGTCTCCGGCTCGATGCGCGAGAAGAAACGCGAACTCGTCGAGCGGACCTTCACGCCGCTGGACTGGTATCTGCAGGGCAAGTACGACAACGCCGAGTTCGTCTACATCGCCCACGACGCCGACGCGTGGGAGGTCGAGCGCGACGAGTTCTTCGGCATCCGAAGCGGCGGCGGCACCAAGATCTCGAGCGCGTACGAACTCGCGAACCAACTGTTAGAGGAGTACCCCTGGAGCGACTGGAACCGCTACGTCTTCGCGGCCGGCGACTCCGAGAACTCCTCGAACGACACCGAGGAGCGGGTCATTCCGATGATGGAGCAGATTCCGGCGAACCTCCACGCCTACGTCGAGACCCAACCCAGCGGCAACGCGATCAACGCCACCCACGCCGAGGAACTCGAGCGCCACTTCGGCACTGACGCCGAGGATGTCGCGGTGGCGTACGTCAACGGCGAGGACGACGTGACCGACGCGATCTACGATATCCTCTCGACGGAGAGTGAGACCGATGAGTAA